The segment GTGAGCACGGTGGCGCCGAGTGCGGCGGCCACCACGAATTTCCTGAGGTTCATTCTCTGCTTTCCCTGAGAGAGCTGTCTGGCGATGCGAGAAGAGGGGTGCCCGGCGTGGCGTCGGGCACGCCGCTTCGGTGATCAGACCTCGGCGGCGGTCGCGCCGACCACGCTGATGGAGGAGGTCTGGCCCTGGTCCATGCCGTTTGCCGGGCCCTGGGCGTCGAGCACCGAGCTGTGCGCCTCGACCTCGGCGACGTCCTCGGCCCGCTCCTCGGTGGGGTCGGCGTTCGCAGCCATGTGAATCTCCCTGGCGTGGTGGGGACCGGGCCGACCGCGAAGCCCGCGGTCCGGCATGAGCAGAAGTTAGGAGGCGGGAGTTCGGCAACACCCGACCACCGGTATGCAAACGGTGGTGACCCAGGTCAGCGGCCCGTACGCGGCTCCGTCGGCAGCGGCGCGGGCCTCACCGCGGGCCCGCCGGCCCCCGGTGAGGCCCCCCCCAGCAGCCCCCATACCGGTCCGCAACCGCGGGTAGACCGGATCACAACCCGCCGCGCAGGCCGCGGGACACCGGGTGGCAGCCGACGGGGCAGAGGGTTGGATGCCCGTCACGCGGCGATGCGACAAGCCGCCCACCGGGCCCATCGCGTTGTCCCGGACCCGGCCCGGACCGTCTCTGACGCGACCACGAACGGAGCTCCTTCACCCACGGTGAGCGGGCCTGGGGCCGATGGCCCGGTCCCCCGGCTCGCCCTGTCGGCCTCCCTTCATCCTCCTCCCGACCCACCTGGGCGGCAGCCCCCGCGGATCAGCGCGCGGTCGTGGGGGCCGGGCACCCCGGCAGGGCCGGCCGGTCCTTCGTGCGTACGGCGGGGAGCCAGGCCGTGGGGGGTGTGGAGCCGGGAGGGAGGCGGACGCGGAACCAGCGGGTGGACTGCTGGTCCTCCTCGTTGATGATGGGCTGCCCGTCGGACACCTGGCAGTCGGCGGCGAGGACGTCGCCGTGCCACACCCGGGTCGCCACGACGTTGTCCGCGGCGTACGGCCGCCGGGGGTCGATCGCCAGGCCCAGACTGCACTGCCGGTCCCGGTCGGCCCGCTCCCGACACCCCTTCTCGGCGTTGAACACCCGGATCGCGCCGGCCTTCGCCTCCGCGCCACCGGGCGGTGCGGACGGGCTCGCCCGCACCGCGTCCGACCACAGGGTCGCGCCCGCGATCCCGCACAGCGCGGTGGCCAGGACGGCGGCGCGGGCCCGGCCCCGCAGCCGTCCCGCCCCCGTCCCGCGGGTTCCCTGTTCGGCGGCGATACGGGCGAGCAGGCTCTCGGCGGTGTGCGGGGCGCGCGCCGCGTGAGTGGGGGCGAGGCAGTCGGCCGCCAGCGCCCGCCAGAACGGCGGCACCGCGTGGTCCATGCGCAGCGCCACCCGCCCTTCGCCGTACCCCTGCACGGCGGCGCCCCGGGCCATGGGTGTGGCGCCGGAGAACGGGGAGGCGCCGGACGCGAACACCTCGTGGATGATGATGCCCAGGGCCCAGATGTCGGCGCTCGGCCGGACCTGTACGCCGAGTTCCCCGAGCGGCGCCCGCCAGCGCTCGGGCGGGAGGTAGTCCAGGGTGCCCATGGGCGGCGCGTACCCGTGCGTGCCCGTCATCTCGGTGGCGAGGCCGAAGTCCGAGAGCTTCACGGAACGGTCGGTGCCCAGTAGGACGTTCTCCGGCTTGAGATCGGCGTGGACCCAGCCCGAGCGGTGGAGGTGGGCCAGTCCCTCGCAGATCCCCGCGATCAGCCGGGGGCGGTCGGCCTCGGCCACCCCCGCGTCGAGGAGTTCGCGCAGGCTGCCCGCGGCCCGCTCCATGACCAGCACGATCGCGCCGTCCAGCGAGGGGCGGTCGGGTGCGGCGAGGACGAAGGAGTCCAGGAGACCGATCAGCCGGGGGTGGCCCGCCCTGCGCCCGAGTTCGACCTCGCGGCGCGCGGATTCCACGATCCTGCGCGTCTGGCGCGGGGCGTACCCGGCGGTCGGCATGATTTTCAGCGCGACGTCGGCTGGTCCCGCCGGCCCGCCCGCAGGGGCCGCGCCGCCGGTCCGCCCGGGGTACCCGTCGGCCGGCCGTGCCGCGTAGACCGTGGACCAGCCCCCGGACCCGATCAAGTCGGTGACCGCCCAGTCCCGCACCCGGTAGCCGGGCGGCAGGAGGTCCCTGCGCTCGCACTCCGTGGTGTCGCGCAGGCCGTTCGGCGGCGTCATCGCCTGCTCTGCCGCTCCCGCCCGCCGGCCCCCGTCAGGGGCGGCAGCAGCGTGAGGTGCTCCTCCCGTACGAGCCCGAACCGCAGCGCGAGCCCGACGATCTCCTCCCGCTTGCCGTTGCGGCGCTCGCTCCTGCCGGGTTCGCGCAGGTCCGGGGCGCCGATGCGCAGCTTCTCCTCGGCGAGGTAGTCGATGTGCGAGCTGATCGCACGCGCGGTCAGCGTGCCGCAGGTGGGGTGTCCCCTGAGCCGCTCGACGATCTGGGGAGTCGTGGGGACCGCCACGCGGGACTGGTCGCGCAGGCGCGGTTCGCAGAGCGCGACGAGTACGAGGAAGTAGGCGGCCGTCTCGTCCAGGGAGTACGCCGTGACCGTGAGGCGGCCCCAGGGTGCGCCCATGGCGTCCGGGTCCAGATAGACGTGGTCGGGCGCGAACACCTGGAAGGACACGGTGACGTCGCTGCGGGTGGGCAGCACCACGCGTGAGAACTCGAACGGGACGGGCGCACCGACCCGGCGCGGCGGGACCCTCAGGTACTCCCCCGCTCCTTCCGGGTTCTCCACCAGGTAGCTGTGGGTGGCGCTGTGGTTGGTCAGCTGCCAGTGGTCGTCGGCGACGCGGATCTCCCCGGCGAGCCGGGAGATCGCCGGGTCGGCGAGGCGCAGTTCGACGGGGACCGTCGCGGAGCCCCGTCCGAAGCGGGCGGCCTCGCCCGGTCCGAGCCGCAGCGTCACGGGGTCACCGTACGGTTCGCCGCCGTCGGCGCCAC is part of the Streptomyces katrae genome and harbors:
- a CDS encoding serine/threonine protein kinase — its product is MSGVVVHLPQGCSGADGGEPYGDPVTLRLGPGEAARFGRGSATVPVELRLADPAISRLAGEIRVADDHWQLTNHSATHSYLVENPEGAGEYLRVPPRRVGAPVPFEFSRVVLPTRSDVTVSFQVFAPDHVYLDPDAMGAPWGRLTVTAYSLDETAAYFLVLVALCEPRLRDQSRVAVPTTPQIVERLRGHPTCGTLTARAISSHIDYLAEEKLRIGAPDLREPGRSERRNGKREEIVGLALRFGLVREEHLTLLPPLTGAGGRERQSRR
- a CDS encoding serine/threonine-protein kinase, translating into MTPPNGLRDTTECERRDLLPPGYRVRDWAVTDLIGSGGWSTVYAARPADGYPGRTGGAAPAGGPAGPADVALKIMPTAGYAPRQTRRIVESARREVELGRRAGHPRLIGLLDSFVLAAPDRPSLDGAIVLVMERAAGSLRELLDAGVAEADRPRLIAGICEGLAHLHRSGWVHADLKPENVLLGTDRSVKLSDFGLATEMTGTHGYAPPMGTLDYLPPERWRAPLGELGVQVRPSADIWALGIIIHEVFASGASPFSGATPMARGAAVQGYGEGRVALRMDHAVPPFWRALAADCLAPTHAARAPHTAESLLARIAAEQGTRGTGAGRLRGRARAAVLATALCGIAGATLWSDAVRASPSAPPGGAEAKAGAIRVFNAEKGCRERADRDRQCSLGLAIDPRRPYAADNVVATRVWHGDVLAADCQVSDGQPIINEEDQQSTRWFRVRLPPGSTPPTAWLPAVRTKDRPALPGCPAPTTAR